One window of Arcobacter sp. F2176 genomic DNA carries:
- a CDS encoding ABC transporter substrate-binding protein, with protein MIKRIPIILFILLICFYYFKDEVFTKNTIVVGSSLPKTGIIKSWGESVIVGADVYFKYVNEKKLLGNNKIKFITYDDKYEPELTKDNTNKLIYEDKVFALFGFVGTPTIKKILPIIYDENIPFIAPFSGASFLRNNQNENFINFRSSYKEEIEGLLYYLHDKRDLRKIAVFYQNDDYGEEGYISLLKSLRSRNLSLAAEGSYKRNTLSITHAFNEIKDAKPDAIIMIGSYQANALFVKKAKANKNFKNTIFCNISFGDANAMVKELKNYNLDTKDLIFSQVVPSYTDTSIPIIKEYQTLMKKYHPEAELGFISLESFLASKVLVNAISRIKGERTREKLISSLQSTPSNLLKGIPLKFKGSQLLNKTYFFQFKKNKFVEIK; from the coding sequence ATGATTAAAAGAATTCCTATAATACTATTTATACTTCTTATTTGTTTTTATTATTTTAAAGATGAAGTCTTTACAAAAAATACCATAGTCGTAGGTTCTTCATTGCCTAAAACAGGAATAATTAAATCTTGGGGTGAGTCTGTTATTGTAGGTGCAGATGTTTATTTTAAATATGTCAATGAAAAAAAACTATTAGGTAATAATAAAATAAAGTTTATAACCTATGATGATAAGTATGAACCAGAACTTACTAAGGATAATACTAATAAATTAATTTATGAAGATAAAGTCTTTGCCTTATTTGGTTTTGTTGGTACTCCTACTATTAAAAAAATCTTGCCAATTATTTACGATGAAAATATACCTTTTATTGCTCCTTTTTCCGGAGCATCATTTTTAAGAAATAATCAAAACGAAAATTTCATTAATTTTAGAAGTTCTTATAAAGAAGAGATTGAAGGTTTGCTTTATTATTTACATGATAAAAGAGATTTAAGAAAGATTGCTGTTTTTTACCAAAATGATGATTATGGAGAAGAGGGTTATATTTCACTTTTAAAAAGTTTGAGAAGTAGAAATTTATCTTTAGCAGCAGAAGGTTCTTATAAAAGAAATACTTTATCAATTACACATGCTTTTAATGAGATAAAAGATGCTAAACCAGATGCAATTATTATGATTGGTTCTTATCAAGCCAATGCTTTATTTGTAAAAAAAGCTAAAGCTAATAAAAACTTTAAAAATACAATTTTTTGTAATATCTCATTTGGTGATGCTAATGCAATGGTAAAAGAGTTAAAAAATTATAATTTAGATACTAAAGATTTAATATTTTCTCAAGTTGTTCCTAGCTATACAGATACTTCTATTCCAATAATAAAAGAGTATCAAACTTTAATGAAAAAATATCATCCAGAAGCTGAGTTGGGATTTATTTCTCTTGAATCATTTTTAGCATCTAAAGTTTTAGTTAATGCTATATCTAGAATAAAGGGTGAGAGAACAAGAGAAAAGTTAATTTCTTCTTTACAAAGTACTCCAAGTAATCTTTTAAAAGGTATTCCTTTAAAGTTTAAAGGTTCCCAACTTTTAAATAAAACTTATTTTTTTCAATTCAAAAAAAATAAGTTTGTTGAGATAAAATAA
- a CDS encoding 4Fe-4S dicluster domain-containing protein: MQEFIYYNPNGLEFPVSDEILVTTDLNEVQDKSFLISNTNLINSELTAKEVDFYIKNSKDNLSEKIQNVSKLYEIAATKYDFAQDISYDQEISKDILLIANNKEDHDNFVAKTLNEDFNLFYIKEDILKSISGHIGNLSVVVDDEGKDVTLNVSQIVWFDAKEEGLKQSGTFDPNKFSLENIINTLKDNITSYSYKKFTTYDKNICQYDGRREEICSKCEEVCPTVAIVKDDKTKTLEFSQIDCHGCGGCISVCPSGALDYAPSNKESIYELSKFFKNKYPLILPSKMELDNLDVPLKEDVLPFAIEGEKFLHEETLLTLLQMSGSQVVFYTDFISKGTGDSIRILNDIYQKKYAKDAIIVAANEEELIIALEEVSFIEGSYFNFNQDELKKREIFSHRLQKIVGEDNLGVVKTGEHVHYGLVKVNEANCTLCLVCVGACNVDALQADATDNTLRLNPSLCTSCGYCEVSCPEADCLTIERDVIHLEPTWFKENILAKDTLFACVECGKEFATTKSIEKIAGIMGPIFSSDPVKERSLYCCADCKPKIMMQSYFDKKNEGQNDARQ, from the coding sequence ATGCAAGAATTTATTTATTACAATCCTAATGGACTTGAGTTTCCAGTTAGTGATGAAATACTAGTAACTACTGATCTTAATGAAGTTCAAGATAAATCATTTTTAATATCAAATACAAACCTTATAAATAGTGAATTAACAGCAAAAGAAGTTGATTTTTACATTAAAAATTCAAAAGATAACTTATCAGAAAAAATCCAAAATGTATCAAAACTTTATGAAATAGCAGCAACAAAATATGATTTTGCACAAGATATTTCTTATGACCAAGAAATATCAAAAGATATTCTTTTAATAGCTAATAACAAAGAAGACCATGATAATTTTGTTGCAAAAACTTTAAATGAAGATTTCAATCTTTTTTATATAAAAGAAGATATATTAAAATCAATATCAGGACATATTGGAAACTTAAGTGTTGTAGTTGATGATGAAGGGAAAGATGTAACTTTAAATGTCTCTCAAATAGTTTGGTTTGATGCTAAAGAAGAAGGATTAAAACAAAGTGGAACTTTTGACCCAAATAAATTTTCATTAGAAAATATAATAAATACTCTAAAAGATAATATTACTTCATACTCATATAAAAAGTTTACTACTTATGATAAAAACATCTGTCAATATGATGGAAGAAGAGAAGAAATTTGTAGCAAATGTGAAGAAGTTTGTCCAACCGTTGCTATTGTTAAAGATGACAAAACAAAAACCTTAGAATTTTCACAGATTGATTGTCATGGTTGTGGTGGTTGTATATCTGTTTGTCCAAGTGGAGCACTAGATTATGCTCCATCAAATAAAGAATCAATTTATGAATTAAGTAAATTCTTTAAAAATAAATATCCTTTAATTCTTCCTTCAAAAATGGAACTTGATAATTTAGATGTTCCATTAAAAGAAGATGTTTTACCTTTTGCAATAGAAGGTGAAAAATTCTTACATGAAGAAACACTTTTAACACTTCTTCAAATGTCAGGTTCTCAAGTTGTCTTTTATACTGATTTTATCTCAAAAGGAACTGGTGATTCAATTAGAATATTAAATGATATTTATCAAAAAAAATATGCAAAAGATGCAATTATTGTTGCAGCAAATGAGGAAGAACTAATTATTGCATTAGAAGAAGTATCTTTTATAGAAGGTTCTTATTTTAATTTCAATCAAGATGAACTTAAAAAAAGAGAAATCTTTTCACATAGATTACAAAAAATAGTTGGTGAAGATAACTTAGGTGTTGTTAAAACAGGCGAACATGTACATTATGGACTGGTAAAAGTAAATGAAGCAAACTGTACATTATGTTTAGTTTGTGTTGGTGCATGTAATGTAGATGCACTACAAGCAGATGCCACTGATAATACTTTAAGATTAAATCCAAGTTTATGTACATCATGTGGTTACTGTGAAGTTTCATGCCCAGAAGCTGATTGTTTAACAATTGAAAGAGATGTAATTCATTTAGAGCCTACTTGGTTTAAAGAAAACATCTTAGCAAAAGATACTCTTTTTGCCTGTGTTGAGTGCGGAAAAGAGTTTGCCACAACAAAATCAATTGAGAAAATAGCAGGAATAATGGGTCCAATTTTCTCAAGTGATCCAGTAAAGGAGAGAAGTTTATACTGCTGTGCTGATTGTAAACCAAAAATAATGATGCAAAGTTATTTTGATAAAAAAAATGAAGGACAAAATGATGCAAGACAATAA